Proteins found in one Amphiura filiformis chromosome 14, Afil_fr2py, whole genome shotgun sequence genomic segment:
- the LOC140169630 gene encoding sodium/potassium-transporting ATPase subunit alpha-2-like codes for MPEKDNHRQTELPDDQKKKGGKKDKKKDLNELKQELEFDDHKIDLPELYRRTGTVPSKGLTRQQAQATLDRDGPNSLTPPPTTPEWIKFCQQLFGGFATLLWIGSFLCFFAFGIECATKDEPVKDNLYLGIVLASVVIITGVFSYFQEAKSSKIMESFKNLVPQEALVMRDGQWQSIDATLVVTGDIVEVKGGDRIPADVRVMEARSFKVDNSSLTGESEPQSRSAEFTHDNPLETKNIAFFSTNAVEGTARGIVIRTGDRTVMGRIAGLASGLSVGETPIAIEIEHFIHIITGVAVFLGVSFFFLSFPLGYNWLEAVIFLIGIIVANVPEGLLATVTVCLTLTAKRMAKKNCLVKNLEAVETLGSTSTICSDKTGTLTQNRMTVAHMWFDNTIVESDTTEDQSGHQFDKSADSWKSLARIACLCNRSEFKADQENLPILKRQTTGDASESALIKCVELSMYDTAKFRARNKKVAEIPFNSTNKYQVSIHECEEDDRHLLVMKGAPERILDRCSTILIKGEEKEMNEGWRTAFNNAYMELGGLGERVLGFCHCFLPLDKFPKGFKFDTEEVNFPLEGFCFVGLMSMIDPPRAAVPDAVGKCRSAGIKVIMVTGDHPITAKAIAKGVGIISEGNETVDDIAERRMIPVSEVNPKDAKAIVVHGSELKDVSTEELDDILADHTEIVFARTSPQQKLIIVEGCQRANQIVAVTGDGVNDSPALKKADIGVAMGIAGSDVSKQAADMILLDDNFASIVTGVEEGRLIFDNLKKSIAYTLTSNIPEISPFLIFILASIPLPLGTVTILCIDLGTDLWPAISLAYERPESDIMKRKPRDPAKDKLVNERLISMSYGQIGMMQASAGFYTYFVIMAENGFLPDRLPNLRADWDDQTINNLEDSYGQQWSYAQRKVLEYTCHTAFFVSIVVVQWADVIICKTRKNSLIHQGMHNWVLNTGLIFETCLAAFLSYTPGLENGLRMYPLRIGWWFTAIPFSILIFVYDETRRFILRRRPGGWVEHETYY; via the exons GATAACCACCGGCAGACAGAGTTGCCTGACGACCAGAAGAAAAAGGGCGgcaagaaagacaaaaagaaggaTCTTAATGAGCTGAAACAAGAATTAGAGTTC GATGACCATAAAATTGACCTACCGGAGCTCTACAGGCGTACGGGAACGGTCCCGAGTAAG GGTTTGACGAGACAACAGGCCCAGGCGACTTTGGATCGTGATGGTCCCAATTCCTTGACGCCTCCTCCTACGACGCCAGAATGGATCAAGTTCTGTCAACAATTATTCGGTGGATTTGCCACGTTGCTCTGGATTGGTTCTTTTCTGTGTTTCTTTGCCTTCGGTATTGAATGTGCCACGAAAGATGAGCCAGTCAAAGATAAT TTATATCTAGGTATTGTGCTGGCGTCTGTCGTCATCATTACTGGTGTATTCTCCTATTTCCAAGAGGCCAAATCCTCCAAGATCATGGAAAGTTTCAAGAACCTTGTACCACAG GAAGCTTTGGTTATGCGAGACGGACAATGGCAGTCAATTGACGCCACTTTGGTCGTGACCGGTGACATCGTAGAGGTCAAGGGTGGCGACAGAATCCCAGCTGATGTACGTGTGATGGAGGCACGTAGTTTCAAAGTGGACAACTCTTCACTGACCGGAGAGTCGGAACCACAATCTCGATCTGCTGAATTCACTCATGACAATCCTTTGGAGACCAAGAATATTGCATTCTTCTCCACTAATGCTGTAGAAG GAACCGCCCGTGGTATAGTCATCAGAACCGGCGATCGTACCGTGATGGGACGTATCGCTGGCCTGGCCTCTGGTCTGTCCGTTGGAGAAACCCCTATTGCCATTGAGATTGAGCATTTCATCCATATCATCACTGGTGTAGCTGTGTTCCTTGGCGTCAGCTTCTTCTTCCTCTCGTTCCCCCTGGGTTATAACTGGTTGGAAGCTGTCATTTTCTTGATTGGTATCATTGTGGCTAATGTGCCAGAAGGTCTGCTGGCTACTGTCACC GTGTGTCTGACACTGACTGCCAAACGTATGGCCAAGAAGAACTGTCTTGTGAAGAATCTTGAAGCCGTGGAAACCCTTGGTAGTACCTCCACCATCTGCTCCGATAAGACCGGTACCCTCACACAGAACAGAATGACTGTGGCTCACATGTGGTTTGATAACACTATTGTCGAATCAGATACAACCGAAGATCAAAGTG GTCATCAATTTGACAAGAGTGCTGACAGCTGGAAATCTCTGGCACGTATTGCCTGTCTCTGCAACAGATCTGAATTCAAGGCTGATCAGGAGAATCTGCCCATCTTGAAGCG TCAAACTACCGGCGATGCTTCAGAATCTGCCCTGATTAAGTGTGTAGAGTTGTCCATGTACGACACAGCAAAGTTCAGAGCGCGTAACAAGAAAGTTGCAGAGATTCCATTCAACTCAACCAACAAGTATCAG GTATCCATTCATGAATGCGAGGAAGATGATCGTCATCTTCTTGTGATGAAAGGCGCCCCCGAGCGTATCTTGGATCGTTGTAGCACTATCCTGATTAAGGGCGAGGAAAAGGAAATGAACGAGGGATGGAGGACTGCTTTCAACAACGCTTACATGGAGCTGGGTGGATTAGGAGAACGTGTACTTG GTTTCTGCCACTGCTTCCTACCTTTGGATAAGTTCCCCAAGGGCTTTAAATTCGACACTGAAGAggtcaacttcccattggaaggATTCTGTTTTGTCGGTCTAATGTCCATGATTGATCCTCCCCGTGCTGCTGTCCCAGATGCTGTTGGCAAATGCCGTAGTGCTGGTATCAAG gtTATTATGGTTACTGGTGACCATCCCATCACAGCCAAAGCTATTGCCAAAGGTGTAGGTATCATCTCTGAAGGAAACGAGACTGTGGACGATATTGCTGAACGTCGCATGATTCCTGTGTCTGAAGTCAACCCAAA GGATGCCAAAGCTATTGTTGTCCACGGTTCGGAGCTCAAAGACGTAAGTACCGAAGAGCTTGATGATATCCTAGCTGATCACACTGAGATTGTATTTGCCCGTACTTCGCCCCAGCAGAAACTCATCATTGTGGAAGGTTGCCAACGTGCCAACCAGATTGTGGCCGTAACTGGTGATGGTGTCAATGATTCTCCTGCTTTGAAGAAAGCCGATATCG GTGTTGCCATGGGTATCGCTGGTAGTGACGTGAGTAAACAAGCCGCTGACATGATCCTGCTGGACGACAACTTCGCCTCCATCGTTACTGGTGTTGAGGAAGGACGTCTCATCTTTGACAACTTGAAGAAATCTATTGCCTACACCCTAACTAGTAACATCCCTGAGATTAGTCCTTTCTTGATTTTCATCTTGGCTAGTATCCCACTGCCCCTTGGCACTGTCACCATCTTGTGTATTGATTTGGGAACTGATTTG TGGCCTGCCATTTCCCTTGCCTATGAACGACCTGAGAGCGACATCATGAAGCGTAAACCACGTGACCCCGCCAAAGACAAACTTGTAAATGAACG TTTGATCAGTATGTCGTATGGTCAGATTGGTATGATGCAAGCCTCTGCAGGTTTCTATACCTACTTCGTCATCATGGCTGAGAATGGATTCTTGCCTGATCGTCTGCCCAACCTAAGAGCTGACTGGGATGACCAGACTATCAACAATCTGGAGGATTCTTACGGACAGCAGTGG TCCTATGCTCAGCGTAAGGTTCTGGAGTACACATGCCACACTGCTTTCTTTGTCAGTATTGTGGTGGTACAATGGGCTGATGTTATCATCTGCAAGACCAGGAAGAACTCACTCATCCACCAGGGCATGCA TAACTGGGTGTTGAACACCGGTTTGATATTCGAGACATGTCTGGCAGCCTTTTTGTCCTACACCCCAGGACTTGAGAATGGTCTGCGTATGTACCCTCTTAG AATTGGATGGTGGTTTACTGCAATTCCCTTCAGTATTCTTATCTTTGTGTACGATGAAACCCGTCGTTTCATTCTTCGTCGCCGTCCTGGCGGATGGGTTGAACATGAAACCTACTACTGA